The following are encoded together in the Luteitalea sp. genome:
- a CDS encoding TonB-dependent receptor plug domain-containing protein: MSIYIRRLAVLALLLCPSVLTVSRAAAQNVTTGAVSGIVVDEQQAVLPGATVVAVHEPTGTTYETVTLEDGQFQLLNVRAGGPYQVTVALPGFRDEQRTGLNVPLGSALAVNVTLQLATVAETVEVTAQASETFSSATQGTASNVPQAAIETLPTIARRIDDFARTNPFIVQTPAGQDGSALSVAGRNNRYNSIQVDGAVNNDLFGLAASGVPGGQADAQPVSLDAIQELQLVVAPYDVRQGGFAGGGINAITKSGANNFFGTGYYYGRTQALVGDGIDEEPVSDFEDQQFGASVGGPLVRNQAFFFGLGELNRRSTPTGFSADDWAAVSDRAEGRRQDVTRFVDILQNQYGYDPGPVSEFSRQRDNNMIFARGDLNLSPNHRLTVRHNYIDPISDIGSISNSTFLFPDSFYQFNSAVNSTVGQLNSQFGGFVNELRVTYQRIRDRRGGSDDFPGLFPHLFVNIPDGTLEAGREEFSTANELDQDVVEVTNDLTFVRGRHTFTLGTHNEFFSFRNLFIRDNFGTYRFDSLDFFEQGLAQQFDYSFSATSDPEQAAEFAVRQFGFYAGDQWRLAPQFTLTYGLRVDLPRFPDDPARNPVSEELFGFRSDVTPNDVLWSPRVGFNYDLGTDTRQQLRGGLGLFAGRTPYVWLSNQYSNTGLEFTRLNVPRDADNRIPFVPDPSAQPTTVGDAATNEIDLIDPDYRFPQVIRGNLGYDREVGGGLIATAELLFSNSLKDIAYQNLNLEQIGTQPDGRPLFQRANPELSDVILLTNTDEGENYNLAFKLERPLRDGWFASGSYAYGYARSLNDGTSSQAASNWGNLYVPGDPNNAPVARSNFEVHHRINLSGSYRFDLRQLGVTASAFYNGQSGRPYSSSFSFTDVNGDGRNANDQLYIPASADEVVFSNGTYDDLLDYVALAELEDYIGQIVPRNASFTAWTHIVDFRVAVDVPLAGRRGLELAFDVFNLGNVFGNETGLIRNAGSFQQLLPVRFGGIDDETGKMIFDLSPLSVSPFTIDDLRSRWQGQFSIRFRF, encoded by the coding sequence ATGTCAATCTATATCCGACGTCTAGCTGTTCTTGCGCTCCTGCTTTGTCCGAGCGTGCTCACGGTGTCACGGGCCGCCGCCCAGAACGTCACGACCGGCGCCGTCAGCGGCATCGTCGTGGACGAACAGCAGGCCGTGCTGCCAGGAGCCACGGTTGTCGCCGTCCACGAGCCCACCGGCACGACTTACGAGACGGTAACGCTGGAGGACGGACAGTTCCAGTTGTTGAACGTGCGCGCAGGCGGCCCCTACCAGGTCACCGTCGCGCTGCCGGGCTTCCGGGATGAACAGCGCACCGGCCTCAACGTCCCGCTCGGATCCGCGTTGGCGGTGAACGTGACGCTGCAGCTTGCGACGGTCGCCGAGACCGTGGAAGTCACCGCGCAGGCCAGCGAGACCTTCAGCTCTGCGACGCAGGGCACGGCGTCGAACGTGCCGCAGGCAGCAATCGAGACGCTCCCCACCATTGCGCGGCGTATCGACGACTTCGCACGAACCAATCCCTTCATCGTGCAGACGCCGGCCGGCCAGGACGGCTCGGCGCTGTCGGTGGCCGGGCGAAACAACCGCTACAACAGCATCCAGGTCGACGGCGCGGTCAACAACGACCTCTTCGGCCTGGCGGCCTCTGGCGTACCGGGTGGGCAGGCTGACGCCCAACCCGTGAGCCTCGACGCCATCCAGGAGCTGCAACTGGTCGTGGCACCCTACGACGTCCGGCAGGGCGGCTTCGCTGGTGGCGGGATCAATGCCATCACCAAGAGCGGCGCGAACAACTTCTTCGGGACCGGCTATTACTACGGCCGCACGCAGGCGCTCGTCGGGGACGGCATCGACGAGGAACCAGTGTCAGACTTCGAGGATCAGCAGTTCGGCGCCAGCGTCGGCGGGCCCCTCGTCCGCAACCAGGCGTTCTTCTTTGGCCTCGGCGAGCTCAACCGGCGCAGCACGCCGACCGGGTTCTCGGCCGATGACTGGGCGGCCGTGAGCGATCGTGCGGAAGGTCGCAGGCAGGACGTCACACGCTTCGTGGACATCCTGCAGAACCAGTACGGGTACGACCCCGGTCCCGTGAGCGAGTTCTCACGCCAGCGCGACAACAACATGATCTTCGCGCGCGGCGATCTCAATCTCTCGCCCAATCATCGCCTGACCGTGCGCCACAACTATATCGACCCGATCTCAGACATCGGCTCGATCAGCAATAGCACATTCTTGTTCCCGGACAGCTTCTACCAGTTCAACAGCGCGGTGAACTCCACGGTCGGCCAGTTGAACAGCCAGTTCGGCGGCTTCGTGAACGAGCTGCGCGTGACCTACCAGCGCATCCGCGACCGCCGCGGCGGCTCCGATGATTTCCCTGGTCTCTTTCCTCACCTCTTCGTCAATATCCCCGATGGCACGTTGGAGGCCGGACGCGAGGAGTTCTCGACGGCCAACGAGCTCGATCAGGACGTGGTCGAGGTGACCAACGATCTCACCTTCGTGCGCGGCCGCCACACCTTCACGCTCGGGACGCACAACGAGTTCTTCAGCTTCCGGAATCTCTTCATCCGCGACAACTTCGGGACCTACCGCTTCGACAGCCTGGATTTCTTCGAGCAGGGGCTCGCCCAGCAGTTCGACTACAGCTTCTCCGCCACCTCGGATCCGGAGCAAGCGGCGGAGTTCGCGGTGCGACAGTTTGGCTTCTACGCGGGCGACCAGTGGCGCCTCGCGCCGCAGTTCACGCTCACCTACGGCCTGCGCGTGGATCTGCCGCGCTTTCCGGACGACCCCGCGCGCAACCCTGTCAGCGAGGAGCTGTTCGGGTTCCGCTCTGACGTGACGCCGAATGACGTGTTGTGGTCTCCGCGCGTGGGCTTCAACTATGACCTCGGCACGGACACGCGCCAGCAGCTTCGCGGCGGTCTGGGGCTCTTCGCAGGACGGACGCCGTATGTCTGGTTGAGCAATCAGTACAGCAACACCGGTCTCGAGTTCACGCGATTGAACGTTCCACGCGACGCCGACAATCGCATCCCGTTCGTCCCCGATCCGAGCGCCCAGCCGACGACCGTTGGCGATGCGGCGACCAACGAGATAGACCTGATCGATCCGGACTACCGGTTCCCGCAGGTCATTCGAGGCAATCTCGGATACGACCGGGAGGTCGGCGGCGGTCTCATCGCCACGGCGGAGCTCCTCTTCAGCAATAGCCTCAAGGACATCGCGTACCAGAACCTGAACCTCGAGCAAATTGGCACGCAGCCGGACGGACGGCCGCTCTTCCAGCGCGCCAACCCGGAGCTGAGTGACGTCATCCTGCTCACGAATACCGACGAAGGCGAGAACTACAACCTCGCATTCAAGCTAGAGCGGCCGCTTCGCGATGGCTGGTTCGCGAGCGGGTCGTATGCATACGGCTATGCGCGGTCGCTCAACGACGGCACGTCGAGCCAGGCGGCGAGCAACTGGGGCAATCTCTACGTGCCGGGGGACCCCAACAACGCTCCGGTCGCCCGATCGAACTTCGAGGTGCACCACCGCATCAACTTGAGCGGCTCTTATCGCTTTGACTTGAGGCAGTTGGGCGTAACTGCGTCAGCCTTCTACAATGGGCAAAGTGGTCGGCCGTACTCGAGCTCGTTCAGTTTTACAGACGTGAACGGTGATGGCCGCAACGCAAACGATCAGCTGTACATTCCGGCCAGCGCCGACGAGGTCGTCTTCAGCAACGGAACATACGATGACCTGCTCGACTACGTCGCGTTGGCCGAGCTCGAGGACTACATCGGCCAGATCGTCCCGCGCAATGCCTCGTTCACAGCCTGGACCCACATCGTGGACTTCAGGGTGGCGGTCGATGTCCCACTCGCAGGACGGCGCGGCCTCGAGCTCGCTTTCGATGTGTTCAACTTGGGAAACGTGTTCGGCAACGAGACGGGCCTGATCCGAAACGCGGGAAGCTTCCAGCAACTCCTCCCGGTTCGCTTCGGCGGAATCGATGATGAGACGGGCAAGATGATTTTCGACCTCAGCCCGCTCTCCGTCTCACCCTTCACCATCGATGATCTCCGATCTCGCTGGCAAGGGCAGTTCAGTATCAGGTTTCGGTTCTAA